Proteins from one Streptomyces sp. NBC_00289 genomic window:
- a CDS encoding PucR family transcriptional regulator: MPPTLASLVHHSALKLTVRAGEDRLDVPVRWAHVSELADPVPYMEGGELLLITALKLDAEDAEAMRRYVKRLAGAGVVGLGFAVGVNYEEIPKALVQAAEQEGLPLLEVPRRTPFLAISKAVSAAIAADQYRAVTAGFAAQRELTRQALTGGPEGLLAALASQVDGWAALYDASGAVVATAPEWAGRRAARLTADVERLRERPAPASSVVGGPGNPENDDRVELHSLGTGRLPRAALAVGTAAALGTAERYAVHSAIALLTLTTERSRSLRAAQQRIGAAVLRMLLAGEPDHARAVAGDLYGGLLDAPFRMLVAEYASASAARVHADARARVPATGADAVADPLGALAEVVESAAARAGEALLVVPEADGCRLVVLVVDGGAAATACGEYAGLLEAARTSPTTGEQGFAGDEDELVVGLSAPAGPIAAASAYKQAEQALSVARRRGRVFVEHEQLAAGSVLPLLADDAVKAFADGLLRALHEHDATGRGDLVASLRAWLSRHGQWDAAAADLGVHRHTLRYRMRRVEEILGRSLDDPDVRMELWLALKATSAE, encoded by the coding sequence ATGCCCCCGACGCTCGCCTCGCTCGTCCACCACTCCGCGCTGAAGCTCACCGTGCGGGCGGGCGAGGACCGCCTGGACGTGCCCGTCCGCTGGGCGCACGTCAGCGAGCTGGCCGACCCCGTGCCGTACATGGAGGGCGGGGAGCTGCTGCTGATCACCGCGCTGAAGCTCGACGCGGAGGACGCGGAGGCGATGCGGCGCTATGTGAAGCGCCTCGCCGGGGCGGGTGTGGTCGGGCTCGGCTTCGCCGTCGGGGTCAACTACGAGGAGATCCCCAAGGCGCTCGTCCAGGCGGCCGAGCAGGAAGGGCTGCCGCTGCTGGAGGTGCCGCGCCGCACCCCCTTCCTCGCCATCAGCAAGGCGGTGTCCGCGGCGATCGCGGCCGACCAGTACCGGGCGGTCACCGCGGGATTCGCCGCCCAGCGGGAACTGACCAGGCAGGCACTGACGGGCGGCCCCGAAGGACTGCTCGCCGCGCTCGCCTCGCAGGTCGACGGCTGGGCCGCGCTGTACGACGCGTCGGGCGCCGTCGTCGCCACGGCACCGGAGTGGGCGGGACGGCGGGCCGCGCGGCTCACCGCGGACGTGGAGCGGCTGCGGGAGCGGCCCGCGCCCGCCTCGTCGGTGGTGGGCGGCCCCGGGAACCCCGAGAACGACGACCGGGTCGAACTGCACTCCCTCGGCACCGGCCGACTGCCGCGCGCCGCGCTCGCGGTGGGTACGGCCGCGGCCCTCGGCACCGCCGAACGGTACGCGGTCCACTCGGCCATCGCCCTGCTCACGCTGACGACCGAGCGCTCGCGGTCCCTGCGCGCGGCCCAGCAGCGGATCGGCGCGGCGGTGCTGCGCATGCTGCTGGCCGGTGAGCCGGACCACGCGCGCGCCGTGGCCGGCGACCTGTACGGCGGCCTGCTGGACGCGCCGTTCCGGATGCTCGTCGCCGAGTACGCCTCGGCGTCCGCCGCGCGCGTCCACGCCGACGCCCGCGCGCGCGTGCCGGCCACCGGCGCGGACGCGGTGGCCGATCCGCTGGGCGCGCTCGCCGAGGTGGTGGAGTCCGCGGCCGCCCGGGCCGGGGAGGCGCTGTTGGTGGTGCCCGAGGCGGACGGCTGCCGGCTGGTCGTGCTGGTCGTGGACGGGGGCGCCGCCGCGACGGCGTGCGGCGAGTACGCGGGACTCCTGGAGGCGGCGCGGACCTCGCCCACGACGGGTGAACAGGGTTTCGCGGGTGACGAGGACGAGCTCGTCGTGGGCCTGTCCGCACCGGCCGGACCGATCGCGGCCGCCTCCGCGTACAAGCAGGCCGAACAGGCCCTGTCGGTGGCACGCCGACGCGGGCGCGTCTTCGTCGAGCACGAACAGCTCGCCGCCGGCTCGGTGCTCCCGCTGCTCGCCGACGACGCGGTGAAGGCGTTCGCCGACGGCCTGCTGCGAGCGCTGCACGAGCACGACGCGACAGGACGCGGCGACCTGGTGGCCTCCCTGCGCGCCTGGCTCTCCCGCCACGGCCAGTGGGACGCGGCGGCAGCGGACCTCGGCGTCCACCGCCACACCCTGCGCTACCGGATGCGGCGGGTGGAGGAGATCCTCGGACGCTCGCTGGACGACCCGGACGTACGGATGGAGCTGTGGCTGGCCCTGAAGGCGACCTCGGCCGAGTAG
- a CDS encoding carbohydrate ABC transporter permease: protein MWESRQDTEPAQRKAPHRWAAPPRPAWEEEPSKAGLAGKGLALTIACLAVVFPLWIVIVTSLSSRKTIDEAGGLVMVPKGITFIAYRELLNGGQVTRAAIISILVTLVGTLFSMAVSVLCAYGLSRVGSLAHRWILMVLLATMFFSAGLIPTYLLVQSLGLTDSYLALILPSALSVFNILVLRSFFMGISQELIDAARIDGAGDFRVLWQIVMPLSRAVLAVITLFYAVGYWSAWFNASLYLNDQDMMPLQNVMIQLVQRQEAPVGLSQAIRTGQLSGLAIQMAVMVMALLPVAVLSPFVQKHFKKGMLTGAVKG from the coding sequence ATGTGGGAGTCGCGCCAGGACACCGAGCCGGCACAGCGGAAGGCGCCCCACCGGTGGGCCGCGCCTCCGCGCCCGGCATGGGAGGAAGAACCCTCGAAGGCCGGCCTCGCGGGCAAGGGCCTCGCCCTGACGATCGCCTGCCTCGCGGTCGTCTTCCCGCTGTGGATCGTGATCGTCACCAGCCTCTCCTCGCGGAAGACCATCGACGAGGCGGGCGGCCTCGTGATGGTGCCCAAGGGCATCACCTTCATCGCCTACCGGGAACTGCTCAACGGCGGCCAGGTCACCCGCGCCGCGATCATCAGCATCCTCGTCACCCTGGTCGGCACGCTGTTCTCGATGGCGGTGTCCGTCCTGTGCGCCTACGGCCTCTCCCGCGTCGGATCCCTCGCCCACCGCTGGATCCTGATGGTGCTGCTGGCGACCATGTTCTTCAGCGCCGGCCTCATCCCCACCTACCTGCTGGTGCAGTCCCTCGGCCTGACGGACAGCTATCTCGCGCTGATCCTGCCGAGCGCGCTGAGCGTCTTCAACATCCTGGTGCTGCGCAGCTTCTTCATGGGGATCTCACAGGAACTCATCGACGCGGCGCGCATCGACGGCGCCGGGGACTTCCGGGTTCTCTGGCAGATCGTCATGCCGCTGTCGCGGGCGGTCCTCGCGGTGATCACGCTGTTCTACGCCGTCGGGTACTGGAGCGCCTGGTTCAACGCGTCGCTCTACCTGAACGACCAGGACATGATGCCGTTGCAGAACGTCATGATCCAGCTGGTGCAGAGGCAGGAGGCGCCGGTGGGGCTCAGCCAGGCCATCAGGACCGGGCAGTTGTCGGGGTTGGCCATACAGATGGCGGTCATGGTGATGGCCCTTCTTCCGGTCGCCGTGCTGTCCCCCTTCGTCCAGAAGCACTTCAAGAAGGGCATGTTGACGGGTGCGGTGAAGGGCTGA
- a CDS encoding ABC transporter permease: MSHSTVPRSSAEAGTPVKTPVTSVDVTGARKEQGSGKLSLRLRFRRDRVLILMTLPAVLLVLVFNYLPILGNVVAFQDYDPYISDNGIVSILHSPFVGLENFQRIFEDSAFWNAVQNTLVLFIIQLVLFFPIPVLLALLINSVVRPRVRAVAQAVLYLPHFFSWVLVIAVFQQMFGGAGMLSQLLRQNGYDGLDIMTNPDTFAYLITAQSVWKDAGWGIIVFLAALASVPQDHYEAAAMDGAGRWRRMWHVTLPALRPVIALLLVLRVGDALTVGFEQILLQRDGVGTNAGEVLDTFVWWNGVRNQDFGYAAAAGLIKGVVSIGLVLAANKIAHLMGEQGVYEK; the protein is encoded by the coding sequence GTGTCCCACAGCACGGTGCCTCGGAGCAGCGCCGAGGCCGGCACACCGGTGAAGACGCCGGTGACGTCCGTCGACGTCACCGGTGCCCGCAAGGAACAGGGCTCGGGCAAGCTGAGCCTGCGGCTCAGGTTCAGACGCGACCGTGTCCTGATCCTCATGACGCTGCCGGCCGTCCTGCTGGTCCTGGTCTTCAACTACCTGCCGATCCTCGGCAACGTCGTCGCCTTCCAGGACTACGACCCCTACATCAGCGACAACGGCATCGTCTCCATCCTGCACAGCCCGTTCGTGGGCCTGGAGAACTTCCAGCGGATCTTCGAGGACTCGGCCTTCTGGAACGCCGTCCAGAACACCCTGGTGCTGTTCATCATCCAGCTCGTGCTGTTCTTCCCGATCCCGGTCCTGCTCGCGCTGCTCATCAACAGCGTGGTCAGGCCCCGGGTCAGGGCCGTCGCGCAGGCGGTTCTCTACCTGCCGCACTTCTTCTCCTGGGTGCTGGTCATCGCTGTCTTCCAGCAGATGTTCGGCGGCGCGGGGATGCTCTCCCAACTGCTGCGGCAGAACGGGTACGACGGCCTCGACATCATGACCAACCCGGACACCTTCGCCTACCTGATCACCGCGCAGAGCGTGTGGAAGGACGCCGGGTGGGGGATCATCGTCTTCCTCGCCGCGCTGGCCTCGGTCCCGCAGGACCACTACGAGGCCGCCGCGATGGACGGCGCCGGACGCTGGCGCCGCATGTGGCACGTCACGCTTCCCGCCCTGCGCCCGGTGATCGCCCTCCTCCTCGTGCTGCGCGTCGGCGACGCCCTGACCGTCGGTTTCGAACAGATCCTGCTGCAACGCGACGGCGTCGGAACGAACGCGGGGGAGGTCCTCGACACCTTCGTGTGGTGGAACGGCGTACGCAACCAGGACTTCGGCTACGCGGCCGCCGCCGGCCTGATCAAGGGCGTGGTCAGCATCGGTCTGGTCCTCGCCGCGAACAAGATCGCCCATCTCATGGGCGAGCAGGGGGTGTACGAGAAGTGA
- a CDS encoding aldehyde dehydrogenase family protein produces the protein MTSTHAFWLAGRQATGEDSFDVTSPWDGRLVAKVAVPTDAQTEEAVAAAYAVREDFAATPAHVRAAALDHVSRRLVERTEEIAQLISAENGKPVKWARGEVGRAVSVFRFAAEEARRFNGGEAQRLDTDLGGQGRLALTRRFPKGVVLGIAPFNFPLNLCAHKIAPAIAAGAPIILKPAPATPLSGLVIGELLAETDLPAGSWSILPVPNDRMPALVQDERLPVISFTGSEMVGYAIMDSVPRKHCTLELGGNGAAVVLADWASDEDLDWAATRIATFSNYQGGQSCISVQRVIADAAVYDRLLPRVVAAVEAQVTGDPSDDKTDVGPLVSEDAAVRVEAWVREAVEAGAELLTGGERDGASYAPTVLTGVPADVTISCEEVFGPVLTVQKVEGEAAAYAAANDSKYGLQAGVFTHDLQTAFRAHRALEVGGVVIGDVPSYRADQMPYGGVKQSGVGREGVRFAMDDYTYERVLVLTGLAL, from the coding sequence ATGACTTCCACTCACGCCTTCTGGCTCGCCGGCCGCCAGGCCACGGGCGAGGACAGCTTCGACGTCACCTCCCCGTGGGACGGCCGCCTCGTCGCGAAGGTCGCCGTGCCGACCGACGCCCAGACCGAGGAGGCCGTGGCCGCCGCGTACGCCGTCCGCGAGGACTTCGCCGCCACCCCCGCCCACGTCCGTGCCGCCGCCCTCGACCACGTCAGCAGGCGCCTGGTCGAGCGCACCGAGGAGATCGCGCAGCTCATCTCCGCCGAGAACGGCAAGCCGGTCAAGTGGGCGCGCGGCGAGGTCGGCCGGGCCGTGTCCGTGTTCCGGTTCGCCGCGGAGGAGGCCCGCCGGTTCAACGGCGGCGAGGCACAGCGCCTCGACACCGACCTCGGCGGGCAGGGGCGGCTGGCCCTCACCCGCCGTTTCCCGAAGGGTGTCGTCCTCGGCATCGCGCCCTTCAACTTCCCGCTCAACCTGTGCGCCCACAAGATCGCCCCGGCCATCGCGGCCGGCGCGCCGATCATCCTGAAGCCGGCGCCCGCCACCCCGCTGTCCGGGCTGGTCATCGGCGAGCTGCTCGCCGAGACGGATCTCCCGGCCGGTTCGTGGAGCATCCTCCCGGTGCCCAACGACCGCATGCCCGCCCTGGTGCAGGACGAGCGGCTGCCGGTCATCTCCTTCACCGGGTCGGAGATGGTCGGCTACGCGATCATGGACTCGGTGCCGCGCAAGCACTGCACCCTGGAGCTGGGCGGCAACGGCGCGGCCGTCGTGCTGGCCGACTGGGCGAGCGACGAGGACCTCGACTGGGCCGCGACCCGCATCGCCACGTTCTCCAACTACCAGGGCGGCCAGTCCTGCATCTCCGTGCAGCGGGTGATCGCGGACGCCGCCGTGTACGACCGGCTCCTGCCGCGTGTCGTGGCGGCCGTGGAGGCGCAGGTCACGGGCGACCCGTCCGACGACAAGACGGACGTCGGCCCGCTGGTCAGCGAGGACGCGGCGGTGCGCGTCGAGGCGTGGGTGCGGGAGGCGGTCGAGGCGGGCGCCGAGCTCCTCACCGGCGGCGAGCGGGACGGCGCCTCGTACGCGCCGACCGTCCTCACCGGGGTACCGGCCGATGTGACGATCTCCTGCGAGGAGGTCTTCGGGCCGGTCCTCACCGTGCAGAAGGTGGAGGGTGAGGCCGCGGCCTATGCCGCCGCCAACGACTCCAAGTACGGCCTCCAGGCAGGCGTGTTCACGCACGACCTGCAGACCGCCTTCCGCGCCCACCGGGCCCTGGAGGTCGGCGGCGTCGTCATCGGCGACGTCCCCTCCTACCGAGCCGACCAGATGCCGTACGGCGGTGTGAAGCAGTCCGGTGTGGGCCGCGAGGGCGTGCGGTTCGCGATGGACGACTACACCTACGAGCGGGTGCTGGTGCTCACGGGCCTCGCGCTCTGA
- a CDS encoding extracellular solute-binding protein — translation MTPNAASSSAPSRRSFLASTAVAAAAVAGGMPLLAACGGSGSGSREGTTSGKDAKKILPAYVASNVVTPDIPSKNGSSMGFTAKLDGAALKTSVAKKLGTGGKITIMSPFWGSPPKGDNPYYTSMNDLIGVDVRWRNQDGNTYDQKLGAVLASSDVPDVVVVPGWNMMGKIPSAIVGKFADLGPYLSGDKVKEYPNLAAIPSGAWQRSIFGGKLMGLPQPSPSVQTIVPLYRQDIFDKEGYEVPRSAEEFMALCKDITNARAKVWACGDMKWTAMNTFGALGGGEKPLWWNLVDGKLINRLETPEYLEALEWTRKLFAAGVVHPDFKLGKSQATDPAPKFAAGEFLIWNNNIVNWYGQQASQATQNPDFKVWGMDIWNHDGGAPTLYAQNPAGIFSFISKKASESVIRDVLAVANVTAAPYGTKEWMMTNYGVEGTHYTIKDGVPVKNDKGNNEVLNAYVMVASPAPTTAHPDLPDYTKAMVEWEQRMGAATKKSSFWGLQITEPSRYTNLANDFEQLEDDIIRGHKKMSDMQQAVSDWKSKGGDKLRDWYRKLLDENGTAAS, via the coding sequence ATGACGCCGAACGCCGCTTCCTCCTCCGCTCCCAGCCGGAGAAGTTTCCTCGCCTCCACGGCGGTCGCCGCCGCAGCGGTGGCGGGCGGGATGCCGCTGCTCGCCGCCTGCGGCGGTTCGGGGAGCGGTTCGCGGGAGGGCACCACGTCGGGCAAGGACGCGAAGAAGATCCTCCCGGCCTACGTGGCGAGCAACGTGGTGACGCCGGACATCCCGTCCAAGAACGGCTCGTCGATGGGCTTCACCGCCAAACTCGACGGCGCCGCCCTCAAGACCTCGGTCGCGAAGAAGCTCGGCACCGGTGGCAAGATCACCATCATGTCGCCGTTCTGGGGCTCGCCGCCGAAGGGCGACAACCCGTACTACACGTCGATGAACGACCTGATCGGCGTCGACGTGCGGTGGCGGAACCAGGACGGCAACACCTACGACCAGAAACTCGGCGCGGTCCTCGCCTCCAGCGACGTCCCGGATGTGGTCGTCGTCCCCGGCTGGAACATGATGGGCAAGATACCCAGCGCCATCGTCGGCAAGTTCGCCGACCTCGGCCCGTACCTGTCCGGGGACAAGGTCAAGGAGTACCCGAACCTCGCGGCGATCCCCAGCGGCGCCTGGCAGCGTTCCATCTTCGGCGGCAAGCTGATGGGCCTGCCGCAGCCCTCCCCGTCCGTCCAGACCATCGTGCCGCTCTACCGCCAGGACATCTTCGACAAGGAGGGCTACGAAGTCCCCCGGTCCGCCGAGGAGTTCATGGCGCTGTGCAAGGACATCACCAACGCCCGGGCCAAGGTGTGGGCCTGCGGTGACATGAAGTGGACCGCGATGAACACCTTCGGGGCTCTCGGGGGCGGGGAGAAGCCGCTCTGGTGGAACCTGGTCGACGGCAAGCTGATCAACCGTCTCGAGACCCCGGAGTACCTGGAAGCCCTGGAGTGGACGCGCAAGCTGTTCGCCGCCGGAGTCGTCCACCCCGACTTCAAGCTGGGCAAGAGCCAGGCGACCGACCCCGCCCCCAAGTTCGCCGCCGGCGAGTTTCTGATCTGGAACAACAACATCGTCAACTGGTACGGCCAGCAGGCCTCCCAGGCCACCCAGAACCCCGACTTCAAGGTCTGGGGCATGGACATCTGGAACCACGACGGCGGCGCCCCGACGCTGTACGCCCAGAACCCGGCCGGCATCTTCTCCTTCATCAGCAAGAAGGCCTCCGAGTCCGTCATCCGCGACGTGCTGGCCGTCGCCAACGTCACCGCGGCGCCGTACGGCACCAAGGAGTGGATGATGACCAACTACGGCGTCGAGGGCACGCACTACACGATCAAGGACGGCGTCCCCGTCAAGAACGACAAGGGCAACAACGAGGTCCTCAACGCCTACGTCATGGTGGCGAGCCCCGCCCCCACCACCGCCCACCCCGACCTGCCGGACTACACCAAGGCCATGGTCGAGTGGGAGCAGCGGATGGGCGCCGCCACCAAGAAGTCCTCCTTCTGGGGCCTGCAGATCACCGAGCCCTCCCGTTACACCAACCTCGCCAACGACTTCGAGCAGCTCGAGGACGACATCATCCGCGGCCACAAGAAGATGAGCGACATGCAGCAGGCCGTCTCCGACTGGAAGAGCAAGGGTGGCGACAAGCTGCGCGACTGGTACAGGAAGCTGCTCGACGAGAACGGCACGGCGGCGAGCTGA
- a CDS encoding glycoside hydrolase family 3 C-terminal domain-containing protein, whose product MTASTPPAPPFRDPHLPFAKRVDDLLSRLTLDEKTGFLHQFTPAVERLGLASFRTGQEALHGMAWMGPATVFPQAVGLGATWNTDLVRRVGEAVSREARAMRARDERVGLNVWSPTVNLLRHPLWGRNEEGYSEDPKLTSAIATAYTHGLRGDHPTYWRTAPVLKHWLAHNNETGRDVTSSSVRPRVLHEYDLRAFRETVEAGAVAGVMPAYNLVNGRPNHVSPHLREQLRTWTEEELLVCSDAGAPSNLADSEHYFDTHEEATAAALLAGVDSFTDHGEDSSVIVGRVRKAHERGLLTEADIDTAVRRQLSVRFRLGEFDPRYDPHTDTAAFDTPAHRALAREAAEQAVVLLKNDGVLPLATDARVAVVGLLADECKLDWYSGTLIHRSTPLEGVYERFGAERVEFAEGVDRVLLKTSAGTFLRVPAAEAADEVRGAAGALDPALLAGRTDLPPLTAGAEGTELALIDWGEGVLTFRAPDGRYLSVAEDGRVRASADQPGGWIVQETFRLEPHGNGHLLRHLGTGRHVCVSADGVKVADENPETFELVVTERGEDAVARVAAEADVVLVVAGNDPHLNGRETEDRTTLRLPAQQERLLRAAQAANPVTVLALTSAYPYAVDLTELPAVLWTAHGGQAAGTALARVLAGDVSPAGRLPQTWYADDADLPGLLDYDVIGGRQTYLYFEGTPLFPFGHGLSYASFSYADLAVQVDNGALRVSFTVTNTGEVTADEVAQLYTRAVDPSVPRPRRELAGHRRVTLEPGERTELTFEVPLTSLEFWDVAQGRWRLEPGSYEVLAGASSEDVRLRTAVLLDGEPGAPRPVRERGLDAADFDEQSATRIVDRTRTSGDAVTAPERGTGELLYRACDFGDGVTTVTVTVAGEGTVEITVDGGPASAALTPDAPASGPYDYRTLSAGFTAAGVHDVRVRLRGPLRLAHVGFSG is encoded by the coding sequence GTGACCGCATCCACGCCGCCCGCCCCGCCGTTCCGTGACCCGCATCTGCCGTTCGCGAAGCGCGTCGACGACCTGCTGTCGCGGCTGACCCTCGACGAGAAGACCGGCTTTCTGCACCAGTTCACGCCCGCCGTCGAACGGCTCGGCCTCGCCTCCTTCCGCACCGGCCAGGAGGCCCTGCACGGCATGGCCTGGATGGGCCCGGCGACGGTGTTCCCGCAGGCCGTCGGTCTGGGCGCGACCTGGAACACGGACCTGGTACGGCGGGTCGGCGAGGCGGTGTCCAGGGAGGCCCGGGCGATGCGCGCCCGCGACGAGCGGGTGGGCCTCAACGTGTGGTCCCCGACGGTCAACCTGCTCCGCCACCCGTTGTGGGGCCGCAACGAGGAGGGCTACTCGGAGGACCCGAAGTTGACCTCGGCCATCGCCACCGCGTACACGCACGGCCTGCGCGGCGACCACCCGACGTACTGGCGCACGGCCCCCGTCCTCAAGCACTGGCTCGCGCACAACAACGAGACGGGCCGGGACGTCACCTCGTCGTCGGTGCGTCCGCGGGTGCTGCACGAGTACGACCTGCGGGCCTTCCGGGAAACCGTCGAAGCGGGTGCCGTGGCCGGGGTGATGCCGGCGTACAACCTGGTCAACGGCCGCCCGAACCACGTCTCCCCGCATCTGCGCGAACAGCTGCGCACCTGGACCGAGGAAGAGCTGCTGGTCTGCTCCGACGCGGGCGCGCCCTCCAACCTGGCCGACTCCGAGCATTACTTCGACACCCACGAGGAAGCGACGGCGGCCGCCCTGCTGGCCGGCGTCGACAGCTTCACCGACCACGGCGAGGACAGCTCGGTGATCGTCGGCCGGGTCAGGAAGGCCCATGAGCGGGGCCTGCTGACGGAGGCCGACATCGACACGGCGGTCCGCCGCCAGCTGTCGGTGCGTTTCCGCCTCGGCGAGTTCGACCCGCGCTACGACCCCCACACCGACACCGCGGCCTTCGACACGCCGGCGCACCGCGCCCTCGCCCGGGAGGCCGCGGAACAGGCGGTCGTGCTGCTCAAGAACGACGGGGTGCTGCCGCTGGCCACGGACGCCCGCGTGGCGGTGGTGGGCCTGCTCGCCGACGAGTGCAAGCTCGACTGGTACAGCGGCACCCTCATCCACCGCTCCACCCCGCTGGAGGGCGTCTACGAGCGGTTCGGCGCGGAGCGCGTGGAGTTCGCGGAGGGCGTGGACCGGGTCCTGCTCAAAACCTCGGCCGGTACGTTCCTGCGTGTGCCGGCCGCGGAGGCGGCCGACGAGGTGCGCGGCGCGGCGGGTGCCCTGGACCCGGCGCTGCTGGCGGGCCGTACCGACCTGCCCCCGCTCACCGCCGGCGCCGAGGGCACCGAACTGGCGCTGATCGACTGGGGCGAGGGCGTCCTGACCTTCCGCGCCCCCGACGGCCGCTATCTCTCGGTCGCCGAGGACGGCCGGGTTCGCGCCTCCGCCGACCAGCCCGGAGGCTGGATCGTGCAGGAGACGTTCCGCCTGGAACCCCATGGGAACGGTCACCTCCTGCGGCACCTCGGCACGGGTCGTCACGTCTGCGTCTCCGCGGACGGCGTAAAGGTTGCCGACGAGAACCCGGAAACCTTCGAGCTCGTCGTCACCGAACGCGGCGAGGACGCGGTGGCGCGGGTCGCCGCGGAGGCCGACGTGGTGCTGGTGGTCGCGGGCAACGACCCGCACCTCAACGGCCGCGAGACCGAGGACCGTACGACGCTGCGTCTGCCCGCCCAGCAGGAGCGCCTGTTGCGCGCCGCACAGGCCGCGAACCCGGTCACGGTGCTGGCGCTGACCTCCGCGTATCCCTACGCCGTCGACCTCACGGAGCTCCCGGCGGTGCTGTGGACCGCGCACGGCGGGCAGGCGGCCGGCACCGCCCTGGCCCGCGTCCTGGCCGGCGACGTCTCCCCGGCCGGCCGCCTCCCGCAGACCTGGTACGCCGACGACGCCGACCTGCCCGGCCTTCTCGACTACGACGTGATCGGCGGCCGCCAGACCTATCTGTACTTCGAGGGCACCCCGCTGTTCCCGTTCGGGCACGGACTGTCGTACGCCTCCTTCTCGTACGCCGACCTGGCGGTCCAGGTCGACAACGGGGCGCTGCGGGTCTCCTTCACGGTCACCAACACCGGCGAGGTCACCGCCGACGAGGTCGCGCAGCTCTACACCCGCGCCGTGGACCCGTCGGTCCCGCGCCCGCGCCGTGAGCTGGCCGGGCATCGCCGGGTGACGCTCGAGCCGGGCGAGCGGACCGAGCTGACCTTCGAAGTCCCTCTGACTTCCCTGGAGTTCTGGGATGTCGCCCAGGGCCGGTGGCGGCTGGAGCCGGGCTCGTACGAGGTGCTGGCCGGCGCCTCCAGCGAGGACGTCCGGCTGCGGACGGCCGTGCTCCTCGACGGCGAGCCCGGCGCGCCGCGGCCCGTCCGCGAACGCGGCCTGGACGCGGCCGACTTCGACGAGCAGAGCGCCACCCGGATCGTCGACCGGACGAGGACGTCGGGTGACGCGGTGACCGCGCCGGAGCGCGGGACCGGTGAACTCCTCTACCGCGCCTGCGACTTCGGGGACGGCGTCACGACGGTGACGGTGACCGTGGCGGGTGAGGGCACGGTGGAGATCACGGTGGACGGCGGCCCGGCGTCGGCCGCGCTGACGCCGGACGCGCCCGCCTCCGGCCCGTACGACTACCGCACGCTCAGCGCCGGCTTCACCGCCGCCGGTGTGCACGACGTGCGCGTCCGGCTGCGCGGCCCGCTGCGGCTCGCGCACGTCGGCTTCTCCGGTTGA